The genomic stretch TCGCGGCTCCGCCAGGAGTTCTACGGTCTGGAGCCCGACGAACCGCTCTTCCTCGAGCGGCTTCACAAGGAATGCCTGCACGAGCTGGGGCACACGTACGGGCTGATCCACTGTCCGCATCCGGAATGCGTCATGCGCCTTTCCAACACGGTGCACGACGTCGACATGAAGGGCAGGACGATGTGCAGGACGTGCGGCGATTTCCTGCAGGCCAGAATCAACGGAGGATGACGCAGACATGGAACAGAAAGTCAGCATCCTGGTGGTCGATGACGAGGAGATCGTCCGGGAGTCGTTGTCGAGCTGGCTCCAGGAGGACGGCTACGAAGTCGTGACCGCGGAAAACGGGGCGCGCGCCCTCGAGCGCCTTCCCGAACGGGACTGGACGCTCCTGCTGGTCGACCTGAAGATGCCGGGGATGGACGGGCTCCAGCTGATGGAGGAAGCGCGCAGGCTCCGGCCGGGCATCGTCGTCCTGATCATGACCGCTTTCGCCACCGTGGACACCGCCGTCAACGCGATGAAGCAGGGAGCCTACGACTATCTCGTGAAGCCGTTCAACCCGGAGGACCTGTCGCTGTCGATCCGGAAGATCGTCGAGCACCGGAAACTGGTGCAGGAGAACGAGTTCCTGCGCAAGGAGCTGAAGAAGCAGTACCGCCTCCACGACATGATCAGCAAGAATGACGAGATGCTCGGGATCTTCGAAATGGTGCGGACGGTCGCCAGGAGCAGCTCCACCGTCCTCATCCAGGGGGAGAGCGGAACGGGGAAGGAGCTCCTCGCCCGGGCCATCCACGAGGAAAGCGACCGGAAGTCCGCGCCGTTCATCTCCGTCTCCTGCGCCGCGCTGACCGAGACGCTGCTGGAGAGCGAGCTGTTCGGATACGAGAAGGGGGCCTTCACGGGCGCCGACTCCCTCAAGCGGGGGAAGCTGGAGATCGCGAAGAACGGGACGCTGTTCCTCGACGAGATCGGCGACATCAGCCTGAAACTGCAGCAGGACCTCCTGAGGGTCCTCGAGCAGAAGGAATTCACCCGCGTGGGGGGATCCCAGGTCATCGCCATCGAATCGCGGATCATCGCCGCCACGAACCGGGACCTGCGGAAGGCCATCGAGGAAGGGAAGTTCCGCGACGACCTGTACTACCGCCTGAACGTGATCTCCTTCCGGATCCCGCCGCTCCGGGAGCGGAAGGAGGACATCCCCCTCCTCGTCGGGAGCTTCATCGAGAAGTTCAACATCGAGATGGGGAAGGAGATGGAGGGGGTCACGGAGCCGGCGATGCGGAAACTCATGGATCACCCCTGGCCGGGGAACGCCCGGGAGCTCCGCAACGTCATCGAAAGGGCGATGGTCGTCTCCCGGGGGAGGGCGATCGGAGAAGCCGACCTCGACCTGCCGTCGGAGGCGCGGGCGGCGGTTACGGGGCGGTCGCTCGAGGAGATCGAGGTGGAGCATATCCGCCAGGTGCTCCAGAGCAACAACTGGAACATCCAGCGCTCCGCGCAGATCCTCGGGATCGACCGGGCAACCCTCTACAACAAGATCCGCAAGCACAATCTGAAGGGAGACAGGCCGGTGTGAGGTCGTTGGGTGTGGAATTGCACGAATGACTGTTGATAATTTACACACCAGCAACATTTTATAATTTAAACAGTTTTCCCGTGATCTTCATTTGAATGTAGAAATACGCTACACATCCCGGATTTCGGTGCACGCTTCTTCCCGCGCACTGCCTGCTGTAATACTCATATAAATCAATATCTTATGAAATGCGACCCGGCCGTGTCGGATCCCGGCACGGCCGTTGCTGTATTTCAAGACAAGAATACGGACGAAAGGCGGTGATCGCAATGTTCTACGCCATGATCGCGCTGATCC from Thermodesulfobacteriota bacterium encodes the following:
- a CDS encoding archemetzincin, yielding SRLRQEFYGLEPDEPLFLERLHKECLHELGHTYGLIHCPHPECVMRLSNTVHDVDMKGRTMCRTCGDFLQARINGG
- a CDS encoding sigma-54 dependent transcriptional regulator, whose translation is MEQKVSILVVDDEEIVRESLSSWLQEDGYEVVTAENGARALERLPERDWTLLLVDLKMPGMDGLQLMEEARRLRPGIVVLIMTAFATVDTAVNAMKQGAYDYLVKPFNPEDLSLSIRKIVEHRKLVQENEFLRKELKKQYRLHDMISKNDEMLGIFEMVRTVARSSSTVLIQGESGTGKELLARAIHEESDRKSAPFISVSCAALTETLLESELFGYEKGAFTGADSLKRGKLEIAKNGTLFLDEIGDISLKLQQDLLRVLEQKEFTRVGGSQVIAIESRIIAATNRDLRKAIEEGKFRDDLYYRLNVISFRIPPLRERKEDIPLLVGSFIEKFNIEMGKEMEGVTEPAMRKLMDHPWPGNARELRNVIERAMVVSRGRAIGEADLDLPSEARAAVTGRSLEEIEVEHIRQVLQSNNWNIQRSAQILGIDRATLYNKIRKHNLKGDRPV